One genomic region from Roseinatronobacter sp. S2 encodes:
- the crtC gene encoding carotenoid 1,2-hydratase codes for MGFIGSVFSPWYRWSGRRDPQNHCCINVATYGSKSRFTMTDRGRTALRQSPDMLQVGPSSMRWDGDKLLIDVNEVSSPPLVSRVRGTITLHPEVLFGQNYDLTPDGRHRWQPFAPIARIDVALDPGHHWSGHGYFDSNYGTHALEDDFNYWTWGRFPHKGGTRCFYDAILRNGQSETVALHFHPDGRSEHVVPPPRARIARSLWAVRRETRADAGFQPRQELAMLDAPFYTRSAMRTCIDGEQAVGVHEALNLRRYAQPLLKPMLALRVPRRARWNFTAG; via the coding sequence TTTTCGCCTTGGTATCGGTGGTCAGGGCGGCGCGATCCGCAAAACCATTGCTGCATCAATGTGGCGACCTATGGGTCGAAATCGCGGTTTACCATGACGGACCGCGGGCGCACCGCGCTGCGCCAAAGCCCCGATATGTTGCAGGTTGGTCCCAGTTCCATGCGTTGGGACGGGGACAAACTGCTGATAGATGTCAACGAGGTGTCATCCCCGCCCCTTGTCAGCCGCGTGCGCGGCACAATCACCCTGCATCCCGAAGTGCTGTTTGGCCAGAATTATGACCTGACGCCCGATGGACGCCACCGCTGGCAACCCTTCGCGCCCATTGCCCGCATTGATGTCGCACTGGACCCCGGACACCATTGGTCGGGGCATGGCTATTTTGATTCCAATTACGGCACCCATGCTTTGGAAGATGATTTCAACTATTGGACATGGGGCCGTTTCCCCCACAAAGGCGGCACACGGTGCTTTTACGATGCCATCCTGCGCAACGGGCAGTCCGAGACTGTGGCGCTGCATTTCCACCCCGATGGCCGGAGTGAGCATGTCGTCCCCCCGCCCCGCGCGCGCATCGCACGCAGCCTGTGGGCCGTACGGCGTGAAACGCGCGCCGACGCCGGTTTTCAGCCGCGTCAGGAACTGGCCATGCTGGATGCGCCGTTTTACACGCGGTCTGCAATGCGCACCTGTATCGACGGGGAACAAGCGGTTGGCGTGCATGAAGCGCTGAATTTGCGCCGCTATGCGCAGCCGCTGTTAAAACCCATGCTGGCGCTGCGCGTCCCGCGCAGGGCGCGCTGGAATTTCACTGCCGGATAA